The Syntrophus gentianae DNA segment TGGCGCGATTCTGCTTGTGGACTCCTTTGAAGGCGCGATGCCGCAAACGCGCTTCGTCCTGCAGAAGGCCCTCTCCTTCAATCTGACCCCTATTCTGGTCATCAACAAGATGGACAAACCAAACCGCAGACCCGCCGAAGTGCTGGATGAGGTTTATGATCTCTTTATCGATCTCGGCGCCGATGACGACCAGATGGAGTTTCCCGTGCTCTATGCCTCCAGCCGTTTTGGCTGGTCATCGCTTCTTCCCGATGGGGAGGGCACGGATCTGACCCCTCTACTCGATGCCGTGATCGACTCCATTCCGTCCCCCGAAGAAGTGGAGGGACCTCTACAGATGCAGGTTACGACGGTGGATTACTCGGATTATGTAGGCCGGATCGCCATCGGACGCATCTTCCGGGGGACTATCCGTTCGGGGATGCCCATCGCTGTGTTAAAACGTGACGGGTTCAGCCAGAGATCCACGATCAAGGATGTTTTTCTTTTTGAGGGACTGCAACGCAATAAAGTTTCGGAAGTTTCCTGCGGAGATATCTGTGCCGTCCTCGGACCTGAAGATATCGATATCGGCGACACCATCGCCGATGTGGACAATCCGGAGCCCCTACCCATCATTCCCGTGGATGAGCCCACCATGAGCATGACCTTCTCCCACAACGATTCCCCCTTTTTCGGCAAAGAGGGGCGTTATGTAACGGGTCGCCATCTTCGGGATCGCCTTTTCCGGGAAATCAAGAGTGATGTGGCCCTTCATGTGGAAGCGACGCCGGGGACGGAAGCACTCAAGGTGTATGGACGAGGAATCCTGCATCTATCCATTTTGATTGAAACGATGCGGCGCGAGGGTTATGAATTTCAGGTAGGTCAACCTCATGTGATCTATAAGGAAATCAACAACCGCAAGGCCGAGCCCATTGAGTTGCTCATCGTCGACGTGCCGACCGATCTTTCGGGAAGGGTCATCGAAGTCGTCGGCAGGAAACGTGGTGAGCTGAAAAAAATCGATTCCATCGGAGGGCGTTCCCGTCTTGAGTTCCATATCCCCGCTCGAGGAATGATCGGCTTGCGCAATCGTCTTCTCAACGCCACCGCTGGTGAGGCAGTCATTCATCACCAGTTCTATCAGTATGAACCCTTTAAAGGCTCCATTCCTCATCGCCAGAATGGTGTTCTCATCTCCATGCAGGCCGGTGCAGCGACGGCCTATGCTTTAGATGCGCTGCAGGCAAGGGGAAAGTTCTTTATCTCACCGGGAGACGTAGTCTATGAAGGGCAGATCGTCGGGGAACACAACAAAGAGGAGGATATGGTCGTCAATGTCCAGAAAGCCAAGAAGCTCACGAACATGCGTGCCTCCGGCAGTGACGAGGCGGTCAAACTGTCTCCGCCTGTTACTTTTTCTCTTGAGGAAGCCCTGGAATACATCAACGAAGGAGAAAGAGTGGAGATTACCCCCAAATCCATCAGGTTGCGCAAGAAAATTCTTGGTGAGTGGGAACGGCGTAAGGCTGATCGTCTGGAAACCGTGGAGTGATCAGACCGGCGTTTTTCCTTGATAAACTCCCGGAAAGGAATTATAGATTCACGAATTCTGCACATCATCAACAACGGAAGGAAAATCATGACTTTCACCCAATCTAAAAAGAATCTGACCCCTTATATTATTGTCCCTGCTGTTCT contains these protein-coding regions:
- the typA gene encoding translational GTPase TypA, which gives rise to MKIRNVAIIAHVDHGKTTLVDKLLIQSKIFRDNQEVRDCFLDSNDLERERGITILSKNISINYKGHKINIIDTPGHSDFGGEVERVLKMADGAILLVDSFEGAMPQTRFVLQKALSFNLTPILVINKMDKPNRRPAEVLDEVYDLFIDLGADDDQMEFPVLYASSRFGWSSLLPDGEGTDLTPLLDAVIDSIPSPEEVEGPLQMQVTTVDYSDYVGRIAIGRIFRGTIRSGMPIAVLKRDGFSQRSTIKDVFLFEGLQRNKVSEVSCGDICAVLGPEDIDIGDTIADVDNPEPLPIIPVDEPTMSMTFSHNDSPFFGKEGRYVTGRHLRDRLFREIKSDVALHVEATPGTEALKVYGRGILHLSILIETMRREGYEFQVGQPHVIYKEINNRKAEPIELLIVDVPTDLSGRVIEVVGRKRGELKKIDSIGGRSRLEFHIPARGMIGLRNRLLNATAGEAVIHHQFYQYEPFKGSIPHRQNGVLISMQAGAATAYALDALQARGKFFISPGDVVYEGQIVGEHNKEEDMVVNVQKAKKLTNMRASGSDEAVKLSPPVTFSLEEALEYINEGERVEITPKSIRLRKKILGEWERRKADRLETVE